AGTGGACGATTCGTGGGAGTGGAAAAATTGATGATTGGTTTGGTCGTCCAATCGAGTGGTTCCATGTTGGAGATGAGCACTCTTATATTGCCATTTCCGATGGTGGTAATGGGGATGCTAGTCACTGGACAACACACTTTACTGGCATGAAACATCTTGGTATCGCAGTACCCGATGTAGAGGCGCTAATTACCCGATTAAAAGAAGTGGGCTATGAACTTGACCACAGAGGGGCAGATCATCCATTTCGTAAAAATGTCTATTACTTAGAAGATCATGGAATGCAGTTTGAGTTTATTGAGTACTTCTCAGACAAAAACAGCGAGCGTAACGATTACACTCAATAGCAATCAAATCGAAGAACAAGTGCAAAGCTATCGGTACGTGGTAGCTTTGCACTTTTTTATGTTCTTGGTTTATCTTTATGCGTGGTCTAAGAAAGCCTGAGTAAGTTTTTGGAACAAGGCATCCACGCTCGGTCTTTCTTTAATATGAGTGAATAAGGGAGTATGAACGTCACCGCGAATATGGTCGTCGTGACCGCATATTTGATTGCACAGTTTTACGGGTTCAACGATTTTTTCTACGTCCGTATCAATAAGAATGCAGGCCTGAGAGAGCACCATTTGCCCACCGCCTTTCTTCAACAACACACGTTGCGCGGTTCCCACCACTTTTTGTCCATTGATGTTTAGGTTGTAGTCCCCGTCACAATAGGAGTTTGGTGTGGCATGTACATCGACCTTAACACCGAGTTGTTCAAAGAAAACCGTTAGGACAGAACATAAGTCGAGATAGGCTTTTTTGATGTCGTAAGGTTGTCCGTCGGGCCAATGATAGATATGAGAAAGGTTAACGATGCCTGGTACTTGTGGTACTGGAGCACCGCCTGTTTTACGAGAAAATAACTTCCAACCTGAATCATTGAGAGCTTGTTCGAGCGGTCCTGAAGTCGGCCACTTTTTTCCAGCGGGTAGAACCAAAGTCGGACTTTTGACTTGCCACAGTAGCAAAACCTGAGAAAGTTGATCCGCTTGGACTTGCTTGATCAATTCATCTTCTTTACTAAAGACATTTGTAACTTCCGCTGCTTGGTAGCGGATCAGTTTGTTTTTGGAAGCCAAATTCAGTTCCTCATTTCAGTGACTCTTCAGTTTTACTCCAATTTAGGAACAAAAGCCAATCGATAAGTAAATCTTGTTTATAATTTATTTACCATTTAAAACATGAGGTTAAATCATAATCATGGGTTTACTTTTAGGATAAAAATTTATTTTACAAATGCAACTGTTGTGATTGCAATGGTTGTTGTGTAATCTTTAAATCATACCCAATAACGAATCATTTTGAAAAGAGAATACTGCTATGAAAAAGAAACTCGCTTTAGTTCATCGACTTGCTTCTATCAGTGCCTATCTATTGATCATGAGCTTTTTCACTAGCACCGTACTGGTGGAGTTGTTTGGTAACCACCAAGCCATTTTGGCAGTAAAAACCTATATTTCTTATGCGATTTGGGCAGTCGTACCATTAATGGCCATCACTGGAATTACTGGTGCGAAGATGGCACCGAATGTGAAAAAAGGGCCTTTAGCTGCGAAGAAAAAACGCATGCCTTTTGTTGCCTTGAATGGGCTGCTGATTTTGGTTCCTGCTGCAATTTACTTAAAGTACTTAGCGGGAATGGGTCAGTTTGATACCATGTTCTACATTATTCAGGGGATTGAGTTGCTTGCTGGCTTCATCAATCTTACCTTGATGACGCTGAATATTCGTGATGCTCGCGCATTAAAGGCATCAAGAAAATCAATGCTTGTGTAAAGCATAAAAAATTTTTGTTGTTCATTGCTTAAACGATAAATAGAATCCGCAGTCTATTTAATTCTAAGGCGATGAAATTATGAAAAAGTTAATGACTGGTGCAGCATTAGCAACGTTATTAACTGGTTGTGTGACGTTCCCAACACAAGAATCAGAGCAAGTAAAAGTGATTTGGGATGATGTAAATGCAATCGAAAACTGCCAACACCTTGGTACAGTAATGGGCTCAGAAGGTCACTTCTACGATTACTGGCTCCATGCAGACAAAGACATGGTTTGGGGCACATTAAACCAAATGCGCATAAAAGCAGTGGAATTGGGTGCAGACACGCTTTACTTGTATCAACCACTGGGTTTCTCAAGCTCGGTCACTATGTTCGCTAACGCGTATCAATGCCAAAACTAAGCTTGGAACAAACGAATAAAAAGCAGACTGTCGACAGTCTGCTTTTTTGCTTTATGCCCCCCCAATTTTAAAGGGGCTGTAAGGAACGACAGGACAGGCCGTTCTTGAATTTTAGTTCAAGCTTGCGGTCGCCATAGCAACGGAGTCGGTAAACGATACACTGAATGCGTCATCGGTATTGAGCACTTTGGCAGGAAATTCCAAGCTTAGCTGAGTTTGAGGCGCCACTTCAGATTCCACACTGGTAATGAACTTCCGAGTTTCTCCAGGAGAAATCTTCAGGTCGCTGTTTCCCTCTGGACCAAGTTCAGCAATACCAATGGTTGCTAGGCCATTACCTTCACCATCCACCAAACTCAACAGTGATTCGGATTTGTAAATCAACTCGCCTTTATCGGTTTGGTACGCTCTGAAGGTGTTAAAGCTTGGCTGTAAATCGCCTTCTGTTGCTAAGTTTGTCACAGAGAAAGTGACATTCGAGCCGTCAAATTTTTCGACTTTGACTAAGACATTCGCGTCTTGGTAACGAGCGGCTGCCGCAGCGGTTGCCAGCTCTTTCTGTCTTTGTTTCTCTCGTTCAACTTCAGCGATACGCGCTTCTTCCTCTGCAATACGTGTTTCTGCCAACGCGTAAGACTTATCTACCATCGCCAGTAGGGCAGGGATAGAGTAAGTAGACAAGCCCTCTAAGTGATCGAAGTCGATCTTCGCGTGAGTGGTCATGTTATTGGTCGAGAACTGACAGTGACCATCAATTAAGCTCACGAATGCGACTTCATATGTACCTTGTAACTTGCTTACTTCAACGCCGGCCTTCTCTATGTTGGCACGCACTTGTTTGATTTCTGCCAGCGACTGCTTTGGTAATGGGCCGTTTGGTGATACGTCGTTAGCCACAGAGACTAATGCTTCGGTCACGAATGGATTGTTTTTCTCTGGAACGACGGTAGTTACAAGGTTAGCTTGAGTAATATCTTCCCCAAGCAACACCGTCATTTTTTGCGATGCAGCGGTCTTATTACCGGCGAGAACGTCGCTACAGTTCGGTGAGTTGCTTGCATTTGCAGATGTTGCAGCAACGAGTGATAGCATGGCGGACAAGCCAGTGATGACGAGTCCTTTCGATGGTCGATTGTTCATCCTGATAACCCCTCTGGAATATGATGCGCTCAGCTAACGTTTGTTGCCCAACTTAGTTGGGATAGCGACATTCAGAATGGTTGTAGTTGCGTCCTCGCCACGTTCATCTTCACAAGACTGTTTAGTTGGCTTTTTCTGCCCAACTCTAAATCGCGATAAGCCGTCACGATCAAAAGTGTTTGAATTCGTCGATGATGCTACAAGGTCGATGTCTTTTTTCTGAAAGATAGACGTAACTTTTCCAAGCTTCAAATCCGTGATCGAGATCTATTTTTTGCGATGTTGCGAGGATCAAGAGAAAACAGACACTTAACGTAGAGAGTTGATTTTGAGAGAAAAAAATAAATTTTTTTTGGAACTTTTTGAAACGCTGCCTTTGAGACTTAATTCGCATCTCAAAGGCAGGTGTTTGGAAATCAAGGCGTAATTTTGACTACAGTGCGTTTAATACGTCCGCCAAACGGGTCACGGCAACTGTCAATTCTTCTGGTGTAGCGTTTGTAAAGTTTAAGCGCAGCGCTGCTTTTACTGCTGAGCCCTCTGGGTAGAATACAGGACTTGGTACAACGGCAACGCCGTTAGCCAACAATGATTTGGCCAGTTCAAACGTATCGCATTCTGGGATCTCTACCCATACGAACATACCACCATCAACAGGCTTAAGGACGCAGCTTGCTGGAAGCTGTTTTTCTAGCTCTGCATACATCACATCGTAGCGAGACTTGTACAATTCACAGATGGTGGTGATGTGGGTGGCAAAGTTGTTATGTTGAAGCAAGCCGTGCAGTAGGGCTTGCATCGGTACGCTTGAGTGCAGATCGGCACCTTGTTTGATTTTAATCAGCGGTTCTAGGTAGCTAGTTTTACCCGTAACCACACCAATACGAAGGCCTGGCGATGCAATCTTAGAGAATGAACGCAGTACGATAGAGTTCTGTGGACAGAAATCAGAAACCAAAGGCAAAGCTTCACCAGAGAAACGCAGCTCGCGGTACGGTGCATCTTCGATGAAAGCCACGTTGTATTGAATACAAAGCTCTGCAACCTTTTGACGCGTTTCTAGTGCCCAGCATACGCCCGTTGGGTTATGGAAATCTGGCACCGCATAGAACATCTTAGGCTTTTGCTCAGCGAAGCACTGTTCTAGCTCTTCAAGGTTTGGACCGAACTCTGTTTGAGAAACAGTCACGATGTTTGCTTGAACCAAGCCAAACACCTGCATCGCACCAAGGTAGCTTGGGGCTTCCATTACGACTTTGTCACCCGGGTTCACATAAGCGCGTGCAATCAAATCCAAACCTTGCTGAGAGCCAGTGGTGATCATCGCTGTGTGTGTTTCAGGAAGCTGGAAGTAACCGTTTAGGAAGCTAAGTAGCGGTCCATAACCTGCGGTTGAGCCGTATTGGAACACCTCTGGCATGTTGGCCAAGTTTTCAAGAGTCGGCTTCATTAAGTCGATTGGAAAGGTCTTCTCGTCTGGCAAACCGCCAGCAAGCGAGATGACGTTTTTATCGCTAGCGGCAGCGAGGATCTCTCGAATGTACGATGACTTTACTTGTTGTAGTGACTGTGCGATTTCCATGTGTTGTGTTTCTCGTATTTTTTAATTTTGGTTTTATTCAGAAGATAGTACATGGGATTTGCTAACTTAAGTGTGTCCATTTATGCTGTTAAACATGTCCATTTATGCTATTTCAATCAAACGCTAAATTATGAGTCAGCAACAGGTTTCCAGAATCAATGACGTACTGTTCTACATTCACCAAGACATTAGCAGAGAATTATCCGCTAAAGAGCTGGCTGACGTAGCGGCGTATTCTGAGCAGCACTTCCATCGAATTTTTAAAGAGGTGGTTGGCGAATCGATTCATCAATACATTCGACGAACACGAATGGAATACGCAGCCAATCAACTGATGTTTGATACCAAATCCTCCGTGTTAGAGATTGCCAATAAGTGCGGATTCAGTTCCGTGTCTTCGTTTAGTCGGGCCTTTAAAGCTACGTTTGCCTTGTCGCCAGGAGTATGGCGAAAACACGATTTACAGATCGCAGAGAAGCCTTATTTAAAAGATCCCGAAGTCGCTGCGGGTTATCATCGCGTCGCCAAGCGTGCTTTACCAGATCCTAAAGTTGTCGAAGTGCCACAGCGGTTTGCGGCTTATGTTCGTCACGAGGGTTATAACCGTTCGATTCGCAATGCTTGGCTGGTGTTAAAAGCGTGGGCCAACTCAGAGAACCGAGACTTCTCTACGCAATATGGTTTGCATCATTCCAACCCGGCTTGGGTTGAGTTGGACAAATGTCGCTATGTGGCGTGCATGGCCATTGATAAACCGCTTAAGTATCGCGGAGTGGTGAACCAGATGACGATTCCGGGGGGCTTACATGCGGTGTTCAGGTTGACTGGTGTGTATGGTGAGTTGCTGCCTCAAATCAGCATGGTGTTAGAGAAATGGTTGCCAAACTCGGGCTTTAAGCAACGC
This portion of the Vibrio hyugaensis genome encodes:
- a CDS encoding PLP-dependent aminotransferase family protein; this encodes MEIAQSLQQVKSSYIREILAAASDKNVISLAGGLPDEKTFPIDLMKPTLENLANMPEVFQYGSTAGYGPLLSFLNGYFQLPETHTAMITTGSQQGLDLIARAYVNPGDKVVMEAPSYLGAMQVFGLVQANIVTVSQTEFGPNLEELEQCFAEQKPKMFYAVPDFHNPTGVCWALETRQKVAELCIQYNVAFIEDAPYRELRFSGEALPLVSDFCPQNSIVLRSFSKIASPGLRIGVVTGKTSYLEPLIKIKQGADLHSSVPMQALLHGLLQHNNFATHITTICELYKSRYDVMYAELEKQLPASCVLKPVDGGMFVWVEIPECDTFELAKSLLANGVAVVPSPVFYPEGSAVKAALRLNFTNATPEELTVAVTRLADVLNAL
- a CDS encoding lipoate--protein ligase family protein codes for the protein MASKNKLIRYQAAEVTNVFSKEDELIKQVQADQLSQVLLLWQVKSPTLVLPAGKKWPTSGPLEQALNDSGWKLFSRKTGGAPVPQVPGIVNLSHIYHWPDGQPYDIKKAYLDLCSVLTVFFEQLGVKVDVHATPNSYCDGDYNLNINGQKVVGTAQRVLLKKGGGQMVLSQACILIDTDVEKIVEPVKLCNQICGHDDHIRGDVHTPLFTHIKERPSVDALFQKLTQAFLDHA
- a CDS encoding DUF4156 domain-containing protein; its protein translation is MKKLMTGAALATLLTGCVTFPTQESEQVKVIWDDVNAIENCQHLGTVMGSEGHFYDYWLHADKDMVWGTLNQMRIKAVELGADTLYLYQPLGFSSSVTMFANAYQCQN
- a CDS encoding AraC family transcriptional regulator, giving the protein MSQQQVSRINDVLFYIHQDISRELSAKELADVAAYSEQHFHRIFKEVVGESIHQYIRRTRMEYAANQLMFDTKSSVLEIANKCGFSSVSSFSRAFKATFALSPGVWRKHDLQIAEKPYLKDPEVAAGYHRVAKRALPDPKVVEVPQRFAAYVRHEGYNRSIRNAWLVLKAWANSENRDFSTQYGLHHSNPAWVELDKCRYVACMAIDKPLKYRGVVNQMTIPGGLHAVFRLTGVYGELLPQISMVLEKWLPNSGFKQRSTPAYVHYHQNHFLNHEEAFELDFYLPISFF
- a CDS encoding VOC family protein, whose translation is MKSYVEHANISVVDARKTIEFLTTAIPEWTIRGSGKIDDWFGRPIEWFHVGDEHSYIAISDGGNGDASHWTTHFTGMKHLGIAVPDVEALITRLKEVGYELDHRGADHPFRKNVYYLEDHGMQFEFIEYFSDKNSERNDYTQ